taaatgtgaaTTAATTCGAAAAAAGAATCATAAAAATGCttcataattataataaaatatatttataattaatcaaaaatacgaggtattacatatgAAATTAGAGTTTTaccatggtatagacttatgcAGTTTGAGCTCATACCATGACAGaatcttaaaatgcataagtctacgCCATAGTGTGATCTTAATATGCATAAGTGTATCTTATTTAGGGGTTTGGtttgttgttgaatttgaattaattaacccgggaaaaaaaattgaagacttATGAATTTAGAACTAAgaccatggtatagacttatgcAATTTAAGTTCATACATACCATAGCGTGGACTTATAAAATTGAAATCCATAATTAAGGGTTGGTTTATAATATAATAGGGCAATTTTGAGTATATTTGGGGCGGCTTTTAGCGCTTTACCTTAATTATCGCAGCTTAAGTTTACTTGACGCAACCCTTTTTACTGTCATTTTTTCATTCTAAAAAAAATCTCTAACgtcatttttattattttctctcaacctttttttatattattttggttCAAATAAATTTGACTTCTTTGTTAGTGTAATGTGTATCTAATCAaattagaatatatatatatatatatatatatatatatatatatatatatatatatatatatatatatatatatatatatatatatatatatatatatatatatatatatatatatatatatatatatatatattttgattgcAATTAACGATTTTTTTGACTTGGAAGGCCTTGGAATTGAGGTAATTTTCGGGTTTTTTTCCTCCCTTTTTTTCCGAgctttttcattctatttgcaTGAAATAAGTACTTCTATTTTGTACAGATTGAATCGGATATAATTCACGATTTagtacagattgaacaaaatataatttaccATTTCATATAGATTGAATACAAATGAACAACTAGTTATTGGAAGATGATGAACTTGGATTTTTACTTCAAATGTCAGTATTTCATGAAATTATGGACGTAAATAGGAAAAAACAAGAACGCTCTGTTGTTTTATTCCTTCCCATTCCTCCCATTTTATCTCCTCTCTTTTTCTCCTTTGTAAACCTAGATCtttgttgttgaaattaggggCTACCAGCCTACCATCAACCATTTGGTTGAAGGCTAGCTcctattttcttgtttttttattagcttttgattttgttttaagAGTAAAACTTCATTCTCTATTGGAAAATTATTTAGCAAATATATGAAGATTCGCGTGGTGTCGCGACAAAACACAGTTCTACATTTCCAATAAATTGGatcaaatttaattcaatttcaaattaacTACAACAGATCGAACCCCCTCGTGAAAGGTTTTATCAAACAACGATGTGAAATGAttccggatcctctagagttttaataaaactttacAAGGcagagttgtatctaaaccatacattttaaaatcaatggctcatattaGTGGGAAGGGAAAATCACGGGGTGGATATTAATGAGGAAAAATAAGGGGGgattttggaaagataatatatgagccattgatttttcattcaatggttgatattgcTCAAACTCTACCTCATAGAGTTAATTTAGAACTCTAGACGATCCAAAACTCTTTtgtattatataaaaaaaataatgttttaaaggattaaattgttaattttatacattattagtaattttgaataaatattttttattaaaaagaaaatttttatttctaaaaaatagataacttttacttatATAAGAGtaatttttaagcattttgagttaaattTTACACCCATATACAATATTTAAGAATTTGTATTCACATATTTGCCATGGAAATGTAGGTAGCAATCCGTGGACTATAGaccgtggtgcacatagagcatggtgcaccaaaagaacatatgtgcataaacaaaagaacatgacactacggcaaaagaacatgcgatataatatttcacttttttgttataaaaataatacttcctccgttccggaaatatcgcaccatttgttttttacactattcacactacgactttgacaattttttgtgattcgtacgtaaggaaattttagtcatgtgggatcacgttagattcatatcgatatatattttttaaatattaattttttataatttttacttgcacgcaatttgagatattaagagtcaaagtaacggTTAAAGaggtaaaagtcaaccatggtgcgatatttccggaacggaggaaatatattattttactatttattaaaaacctaaataaaaaaaatactcatgttctttTTTTGTAACCAGAtgttttttcaattatatactagtgttcttaagaTGCACCATgatctatgtgcaccatggtccaccttctaaattgcgattTAGGTAGTAAGGTTGTTAGTCAAAGGTGGAGGATGTCGGAGGGGGACATGAAACACGGTAGAGGAGTGGGAGGCCGGGGTAGGAGAAATGTGTACAAATGAGGGGGGATTAGTTTTATACCAAAAAAAACTTATGTATGACGGACTTATATACTCCTTATATGACTAATTTGACATATGCACTATAACGATTTGTTATAATTTCACAactatttcataatttttttcctttctaatcaaatagttatacaATGTGATCTACGTACTCCGTCATAGGTATttgttacacttttcttttAGTCTCAATTTAATTATTGCACTTTCTTTTATGGCATGGACACACtaatcactagaggaaaaatgcttataagttgctcatcaaaagttacccttattaaacaagtgtaacttttaaaagcaaaacaattaaaaaaattaaaatctcaACTTTCCCTCAAAACAAACGCAACCTTTAACCTaggctaaaaaaaaaaaacaacactgCTCTCCTCGTTCCCTGCTCACACACTCGCTCCCTGCAACCAGACGATACCATCTCCCTGCTGACCGGCGAAGCCACCGGCGCTCTCATCCTTCTCAGGTGACCGGCGAAACCACACTCACACACTCAAaccctctctcctccttctcaGGCGAAACCACCACCGGAACTCCTTCATCCCCAACGCACCAGCCGTCTGCCGGCAACAAAAGGGCTCTTCTTCATTtccgtttctctctcctcaaggtAATTTCAAAAACCCTGaagtttgttttcttttgttatttttccCTTGTCCTTTTTCGCAGCTTGGATCTTTCTGCTTTTTTCAATACTGTTTATGGGGGtagatttttcatttttgattttttaatcATGTGTTGCATTTTAGGGTTTTACTTTCTGATTCTCAATTTGATCTGGGTTcctaatttatttgtttttaatttcaattttgtatttatttttttaataaccaGAGAATTTCTTTGTggttgatttatttattttaatttgagtGTTCTAAGCTGATGGCGTTGGCGGTTGGTGTATTGGATTCTTGAAGTTCTCAAATTTGTCGAAATCAAGGTTTTTAGTTCATAGCTGTAGATGTAGATAGGCAATGTTAATTCATAAGCTAGGCTGATAGTAGAGTTTTACTATTGATTGAACAATTTGAATTaggtttataattttttcatgtAATTGTTGTATAGTACACTGATCAATCTTTCGTTGTCGAATACCTGAAGTATAAATTGAATGGGGTTTTAAGTTATCGTGCTCGAGCTTCATTGCCCGAATGCCTATACTTACATACTTTTGGGTTATAGTTTGAAATAGCCTTTCTTTTGTTTAGTAGAAAGATATAGGATGGTGccaaattaagttttaagttatTGTGCTTGAACTTCGTTGCCCTTACGGGTTACGAACATACCTTCGGGTATTTGTAAATGTTCGAAATGGCCTTTCCTCCGTGTGATAGCAAAATGTAAGATGGTGCTTTATACAATTTCATGTTGTGTGTATGTGTGTAGATGTCCTGTAGAATGATTCAAAAGTGTGCTTATTTAGGCttgttataaacttataatgGGCATTTTCTACTTATAGAGCTTGCAACTTGTTTAAACATTGTCTTCGAATGCAACTTTGTGACTAGTGTTTTGCTCATGATGTGATTGCTTGACAACATTGTACCAATTACCCAACTAAAGTTCTGTTTGGTAGGGTGTTACGATTTTCCCATTTTCACATTTTAGGTCCTAGTGATGTAACATCTACAGGAACTAGTGACCAAAGTGGTCTTGATCGTGATAAAGATGGAGCCTATGTATGCGATCCACTAAACTCCGTGCATATGGTTACAAACGTGATGGAAACTCTGGTTAAAAGGGTTTTAATTGCAGAGTCTGAAACTGCTATTGAGAAGGAGAAAGTCAACTTTGGTAAAGAAGAAATTAAGAAGAAGGAAAATCAACTTGAAAACATGTCTTTGAAGCTTGAGGAAATGGAAAGATTTGCTTTTGGAACTAACTGTATATTAAGTGAGCTGCAACAGCGGGTTGAAGACTTGGTTGACGAGACATCTAGGCAGAGACAGAGAGCTGCGGAAAACGAGCAGGAACTTTCTCGTGTAAAGCGTGATTTTGAGTCTCTGAAATCATATGTCAGCAGTCTCATCAGTGTAAAAGAAACACTCATTTCGTCTGAGAAACAATTCCAAACTATTGAAAAGCTCTTTGAAAGGTTAGTATTTGTTCAATTCTTTACGTTAAGTGTAAAATTTGAATCCTTTTTTCTCCATTCAGCTTCATAGAGATGTTAAGTTTCTTGCCTCCTTCGTTATCATTTGTTGCTGTCATCATGGATGAGTATCAGATTATATATTGATCATGGttgattgaaattaaaatttgtgaCTGTTGCGCGTTCCTCTGATTGCTTGAATTTAGCATCAACTGACATATTcaattatgaaaatatttttatttgtaTGCAATATCCTGAAATCTTAGATGTAAACGTATCTGCCGTGTCCTTGTTATAACTTTGGGATTCACTAAGGTTGAAAATCATctcaatttaaatcataaatGTAGATGAAATAAGctgttgttttttatttttggtataagaagattttgtttttggttcttGGTATATGATTTAAGGCTAGTTAGTTGTTAGGTCTTGCTTCCTTGTTTAACGGTTGTGGTTGTTCTAGTATATAGTGGATTTTTTCTGTTACATTGGAGTTTCACGAGCTAGATAAACGTTGATGTTGTTGATGTAATTAAACTTTGTTGTAATTTTATTCATTTCTTAAAATGATGTTATCTATTGATTTAATTTACAGTATATCTTATTATCAAAGCATATCATTCTATACTTTTATACTTTGATGAATTATGATTCTGTCTTTCAATTATCCAGATGGATTGTTCATTTCTGAATTGGCAGACCCGTAGTGACGCAAGAGAATAACTAGACTTGTTACTAAACATTTATTAAGGTAACATTCTCACatgtttgagattttttttgtttaatgtCTATATCATTTCATTTGAAATCTAGAATCAATATCTTTTTGTTCCTAAATCCCATCTTACTCATCAGTTTCTCCTCTGTTTCTTCTTCTATCTTCCTCAAAGCATCAATCTCCCTCCTTTTCCATAGGTTTTCAGCCTTTTGATCTTTATTACtcaaactagaatattctcAATTGATAGACTAATTCTTCCTGGGTTTTGCTGATAATAATCCTCGAATGATACACCTTCATTGCTCGATGATAAAGCCCTGATCTTAGCCAAAGCAAGAGATTCAGCAGCCTTAGCAGCATCCTCAAGCTTCTTGGCAACAACCCATCTCATTTCTATCACTTTAAGGCTTTTTTTTGTCTGCTCTACATCTGACATTGCCTTCAGAACTTCTTATCTAGCTGCTTCAGCTGTCTGCATAAACTAATCAGCCTCAAAATTCAACTCTCTAAGCTCTCTTGAGATAGCTAATGGGTTAAACGCTTCATTCCTAACTTCCATTTCATGTCTACCTTCATTGACAGCACTCGAAGGTTGCAGTTCAACTGAGGCTTTCTCCCTG
This genomic stretch from Spinacia oleracea cultivar Varoflay chromosome 3, BTI_SOV_V1, whole genome shotgun sequence harbors:
- the LOC110791407 gene encoding uncharacterized protein encodes the protein MVTNVMETLVKRVLIAESETAIEKEKVNFGKEEIKKKENQLENMSLKLEEMERFAFGTNCILSELQQRVEDLVDETSRQRQRAAENEQELSRVKRDFESLKSYVSSLISVKETLISSEKQFQTIEKLFERWIVHF